The following are encoded together in the Tursiops truncatus isolate mTurTru1 chromosome 10, mTurTru1.mat.Y, whole genome shotgun sequence genome:
- the IER3 gene encoding radiation-inducible immediate-early gene IEX-1 encodes MCHSRSSLPTMTVLRAPTSVPSTSPGPQRGSGPEIFTFDPLPETAVAPAARPSASRGHRKRSRRVLYPRVVRRQLPVEDPNPAKRLLFLLLTIIFCQILMAEEGVSTPLVPEDTPSAQSPAPTVVPPVLEPLNLTSEPSDYALDLSTFLHQHPAAF; translated from the exons ATGTGTCACTCTCGAAGCTCCCTCCCCACCATGACCGTCCTGCGGGCTCCGACCTCGGTCCCCTCCACCAGCCCGGGACCCCAACGGGGCTCCGGCCCCGAGATCTTCACCTTCGATCCTCTCCCGGAGACCGCGGTGGCCCCCGCTGCGCGCCCCAGCGCCTCCCGCGGGCACCGAAAGCGCAGCCGTAGGGTCCTCTACCCACGAGTG GTCCGGCGTCAGCTGCCAGTCGAGGATCCGAACCCTGCCAAAAGGCTGCTCTTTCTCCTGCTCACCATCATCTTCTGCCAGATCCTGATGGCTGAAGAGGGTGTGTCGACACCCCTGGTCCCGGAGGACACCCCCAGCGCGCAGTCCCCCGCGCCCACCGTTGTGCCCCCGGTCCTCGAGCCCCTTAATCTGACCTCGGAGCCCTCGGACTACGCTTTGGACCTCAGCACTTTTCTCCATCAACACCCTGCCGCCTTCTAA